A genomic window from Pseudogulbenkiania sp. MAI-1 includes:
- a CDS encoding DUF2933 domain-containing protein produces MWGFVAVAAFFLLSEHRAHLFGWLPYLLLLACPLMHLFMHGGHNGHGESHDDNNRASPRGNRGEQK; encoded by the coding sequence TTGTGGGGCTTTGTTGCTGTTGCCGCCTTCTTCCTGCTCTCCGAGCACCGCGCCCATTTATTCGGTTGGCTACCGTATCTGCTGCTACTGGCTTGTCCCCTGATGCATCTTTTCATGCATGGTGGCCACAATGGACATGGGGAAAGCCACGATGACAATAACCGTGCTTCCCCACGAGGAAACCGAGGAGAACAGAAATGA
- the norV gene encoding anaerobic nitric oxide reductase flavorubredoxin produces MAFTVKNNIRWVGKQDWELREFHGSEYSTHRGSSYNSYLIKEEKIALIDTVWAPYAEEFVANLAKEVDLGAIDYIIANHGEIDHSGALPALMARIPDTPIYCTANGAKSLRGHYHQDWNFRIVKTGDSLDLGNGKQLVFVEMPMLHWPDSMATYLTGDAVLFSNDAFGQHYASAQMFNDLCDPVELHEECIKYYANILTPFSPLVTQKIHEVLALNLPIDMIATSHGIIWRDKPTQIVEQYLKWADDYQENQITLVYDTMWNGTRMMAEAIAEGIRKADQEVVIKLFNLSNSDKNDVLTHVFKSKAILVGSPTVNNVMLPHVAALLEEMTGLRFKNKAAAAFGTHGWSGGAVERIARRLDDAGFRVLNPGIAAEWRPTDDALTQAVRFGEAIIEQLGKTGQNTAEATAACSCSGKMRCKTCSWIYDPQQGEAAQGVAAGTAWQDVPETFLCPVCFMGKSDFVPA; encoded by the coding sequence ATGGCTTTCACCGTCAAGAACAACATCCGCTGGGTTGGCAAACAGGATTGGGAGCTGCGTGAATTTCACGGCAGCGAATACAGCACCCACCGCGGTTCCAGCTACAACAGCTACCTGATCAAGGAAGAAAAAATCGCGCTGATCGATACCGTCTGGGCGCCTTACGCCGAAGAATTCGTCGCCAATCTGGCCAAGGAGGTCGACCTCGGCGCCATCGACTACATCATCGCCAACCACGGCGAGATCGATCACAGCGGCGCCTTGCCGGCGCTGATGGCGCGCATCCCGGACACCCCGATCTACTGCACCGCCAACGGGGCCAAATCGCTGCGCGGCCACTATCACCAGGACTGGAATTTCCGCATCGTCAAAACCGGGGACAGCCTCGACCTCGGCAACGGCAAGCAACTGGTGTTTGTCGAGATGCCGATGCTGCACTGGCCGGACAGCATGGCCACCTATCTGACCGGCGACGCCGTGCTGTTCAGCAACGATGCGTTCGGCCAGCACTATGCCAGCGCCCAGATGTTCAACGACCTGTGCGACCCGGTCGAACTGCACGAGGAGTGCATCAAGTATTACGCCAATATCCTGACCCCGTTCAGCCCGCTGGTGACCCAGAAGATCCACGAGGTCCTGGCGCTGAACCTGCCGATCGACATGATCGCCACCAGCCACGGCATCATCTGGCGCGACAAGCCGACCCAGATCGTCGAGCAGTACCTGAAGTGGGCCGATGATTACCAGGAGAACCAGATCACCCTGGTCTACGACACCATGTGGAACGGCACCCGCATGATGGCCGAGGCGATTGCCGAAGGCATCCGCAAGGCCGACCAGGAGGTCGTGATCAAGCTGTTCAACCTCTCCAACAGCGACAAGAACGACGTCCTCACCCACGTGTTCAAGTCCAAGGCCATCCTGGTCGGCAGCCCGACCGTCAACAACGTGATGCTGCCCCACGTCGCCGCCCTGCTCGAGGAGATGACCGGCCTGCGCTTCAAGAACAAGGCGGCGGCCGCCTTCGGCACCCACGGCTGGAGTGGCGGCGCGGTAGAACGCATCGCCAGGCGCCTGGACGACGCCGGTTTCCGTGTCCTCAATCCGGGCATCGCCGCCGAGTGGCGTCCGACCGACGATGCCCTCACCCAGGCGGTGCGGTTTGGCGAGGCCATCATCGAACAACTGGGCAAGACGGGGCAGAACACGGCGGAGGCCACCGCAGCGTGTTCGTGCAGCGGCAAGATGCGCTGCAAGACCTGCTCGTGGATTTACGATCCGCAACAGGGGGAAGCGGCCCAGGGGGTCGCGGCCGGAACGGCCTGGCAGGACGTCCCCGAGACCTTCCTCTGCCCGGTGTGCTTCATGGGCAAAAGCGACTTTGTTCCCGCGTAA
- a CDS encoding isoprenylcysteine carboxylmethyltransferase family protein — protein sequence MKDAPAYGLWSLVLINSLVFIIFAFSFAKPQSKRDWRSFSAFSAFIVALFAEMYGFPLTIYLLSGWLSSKFPDVNFFAHDSGHLLEIMFGWRSNPHFGPFHLLSALFIGGGFWLLAASWQVLYQAQRAHRLALTGPYARVRHPQYIGFVLIMFGFLLQWPTLLTLVMFPILLVMYVRLAFREEREVAAEFGEEYEHYRRHTPPFFPRLGAQTAGTRGDVERR from the coding sequence ATGAAAGACGCTCCTGCCTATGGCTTGTGGTCGCTGGTCCTCATCAATTCTCTAGTCTTTATCATCTTCGCCTTTAGCTTTGCGAAACCCCAGTCGAAGCGAGACTGGCGCTCCTTCAGCGCCTTCTCGGCATTCATCGTGGCGCTGTTTGCCGAGATGTACGGTTTCCCGTTGACGATCTATTTATTGTCCGGTTGGCTAAGCAGCAAGTTTCCAGACGTCAACTTCTTCGCCCACGATTCCGGCCACTTGCTCGAGATCATGTTCGGCTGGAGGTCGAATCCCCATTTTGGGCCGTTCCATCTGCTGAGCGCTCTGTTCATCGGCGGTGGATTCTGGCTGCTGGCGGCCTCATGGCAGGTTCTCTATCAGGCACAGCGCGCGCATCGCTTGGCCCTGACCGGCCCCTATGCTCGTGTGCGACATCCGCAGTACATCGGCTTCGTGCTGATCATGTTCGGCTTTCTGCTGCAGTGGCCGACGCTGCTGACACTGGTGATGTTCCCGATTCTGCTGGTTATGTATGTCCGCCTTGCCTTCCGCGAAGAGCGCGAAGTCGCTGCCGAATTCGGAGAAGAATATGAGCATTATCGACGGCATACCCCGCCGTTTTTCCCGAGGCTCGGTGCCCAAACGGCAGGGACCCGAGGGGATGTGGAACGCAGGTAA
- a CDS encoding FAD-dependent oxidoreductase, whose protein sequence is MKKPLVIIGSGHAGYTLARAFRQHDATTPVVVLTEDGGEHYPKPQLSHGFGHQTSAAQLVQNSATGMAAELKVMVRPHTRVSAIDFVAQKVLAGEVQIPYSNLVLAVGAEPFVPPIGGDGAQDILTLNNLEQYRRYLDKLNQSEHVLVIGGGLIGTEIAHDIAQHKRVTLVDIGSRLLERLVPDVVSQRLHHAMGQVTLRFGTGVERVDRAARGYRVTLSGGDTLAVDAIVCAAGLKPRRELAGGLETRRGIVVDAYLRTSQPHVYALGDCAEIEGQILPYLQPITLSANALARTLAGTPTPVRFGPLPVAVKTPRYPIQLAGVTQGNALDWQISEGEDGLTALAHRGSKLVGYVTTGSRNGFSLLPSLAR, encoded by the coding sequence ATGAAAAAGCCTCTTGTCATCATCGGCAGCGGCCATGCCGGCTACACCCTGGCCCGAGCGTTCCGCCAGCACGATGCCACCACGCCGGTCGTCGTTCTCACCGAGGATGGTGGCGAGCACTACCCCAAGCCGCAGTTGAGCCACGGCTTTGGCCATCAGACCAGTGCCGCGCAGTTGGTCCAGAACAGTGCCACCGGCATGGCTGCCGAATTGAAGGTGATGGTAAGGCCCCACACCCGGGTCAGCGCCATCGACTTTGTCGCCCAAAAGGTCTTGGCGGGGGAGGTGCAGATTCCGTACAGCAACCTGGTCCTGGCGGTGGGGGCCGAGCCATTCGTGCCCCCCATCGGCGGCGACGGGGCGCAGGACATCCTGACCTTGAACAACCTGGAGCAGTACCGGCGGTATCTCGACAAGCTCAATCAGAGTGAGCACGTGCTGGTCATCGGGGGTGGCCTGATCGGTACCGAAATCGCCCACGACATCGCCCAGCACAAGCGCGTCACACTGGTGGACATCGGCAGCCGCTTGCTGGAGCGGCTGGTGCCCGACGTCGTCAGCCAGCGCCTGCACCACGCCATGGGACAGGTCACGCTGCGCTTCGGGACCGGGGTGGAACGGGTCGATCGGGCCGCTCGGGGCTACCGCGTGACGCTGAGCGGCGGCGACACGCTGGCGGTGGATGCCATCGTCTGTGCGGCGGGCCTGAAACCGCGGCGGGAGCTGGCGGGCGGGCTGGAGACACGGCGCGGCATCGTCGTCGACGCCTACCTGCGCACCTCGCAACCCCACGTCTATGCCCTGGGGGACTGCGCCGAAATCGAGGGGCAGATCCTGCCCTACCTGCAGCCGATCACGCTGTCGGCCAATGCGCTGGCCCGCACGCTGGCCGGCACACCGACACCGGTCCGTTTCGGCCCCCTGCCGGTGGCGGTGAAAACGCCGCGCTACCCCATCCAGCTGGCCGGGGTCACCCAGGGCAACGCCCTCGATTGGCAGATCAGCGAGGGGGAAGACGGGCTGACCGCGCTCGCCCATCGCGGCAGCAAGCTGGTCGGCTACGTGACCACCGGTAGCCGCAACGGCTTCAGCCTGCTGCCCAGCCTGGCACGCTGA
- a CDS encoding heavy metal translocating P-type ATPase, with amino-acid sequence MANVIDPVCGMKVDPKQAQVSQVYRGQKYWFCSARCQQKFAAEPEKYANQPVLVTAPGQVAAVAHPHHHAAAPMAAAKTVGSGDKAKDPICGMMVEKATALKSERGGRTYYFCSDSCLRTFESPETELKAMKARVAIALTGVLALAILRAGAFIALAAGATLLTWVPIPALPWFTWGMWLFLLVTPVQFIGGWGFYKGAWNAIRTHNINMDFLIALGTSVAYFYSVAVLFFPDVLPIKVAERDVYFEVSAVIIAFVLLGKYMEEIIKKKSSAAVRRLLDLKPATAHVLRDGQEVEIPAESIMVGELVVVKPGEKIPTDGEVTEGASTVDESMLTGESMPVEKRPGAPVIGGTLNRSGVFTFKATKIGADTALAQIIKMVEEAQASTAQVQRLADTVTGYFVPAVVAVALLAFVGWWLAGNFPQGLLAFIAVLIISCPCALGVATPAALMVGVGKGADGGILIRGGEVLERAEKLSTIVFDKTGTLTRGEPTVTDVIPFNGNTESLVLSVAGAVESGSEHPLGEAIVRAAQHRGLSLPKASGISAIAGHGIQGTVDGQPVFLGNRRLAAQRSVPVEEAEAVLTHLEADGKTAMLVGIGNALIGVIAVADTLKPEAVEVVTALKARNIKVVLLTGDNRRTADAIAKQIGIDRVIAEVLPDDKVNVVRQLQSEGEVVAMVGDGVNDAPALATADIGIAIGSGSDVAKETGGIILIKNDVRDVMASIQLSRATMRKIKQNLFWAFIYNSIGIPVAALGFLNPILAAAAMALSSLSVIVNSALLKRARIGL; translated from the coding sequence ATGGCAAACGTGATCGACCCGGTCTGCGGCATGAAGGTGGACCCGAAGCAGGCGCAAGTAAGCCAAGTTTACCGTGGCCAGAAGTACTGGTTCTGCTCTGCCCGTTGTCAGCAAAAATTTGCGGCCGAGCCTGAGAAGTATGCAAACCAGCCCGTATTAGTCACCGCACCGGGTCAAGTAGCTGCCGTTGCACACCCGCATCACCACGCCGCAGCACCCATGGCAGCCGCCAAAACGGTCGGCAGCGGCGACAAGGCCAAGGACCCCATCTGCGGCATGATGGTAGAAAAAGCCACCGCGCTGAAATCGGAGCGGGGCGGTCGTACCTACTATTTCTGCAGCGATAGCTGCCTGCGTACCTTCGAATCCCCCGAGACGGAGTTGAAGGCGATGAAGGCGCGTGTCGCCATTGCCCTGACCGGAGTGTTGGCACTCGCAATACTGCGTGCCGGAGCCTTCATCGCACTTGCTGCCGGTGCCACGCTGCTGACGTGGGTGCCGATTCCAGCCTTGCCCTGGTTCACCTGGGGCATGTGGTTGTTCCTGCTGGTGACGCCGGTTCAGTTCATCGGTGGCTGGGGGTTCTACAAGGGGGCGTGGAACGCCATTCGCACCCACAACATCAACATGGATTTCCTGATCGCGCTGGGCACCTCAGTGGCCTACTTCTACAGCGTCGCCGTCCTGTTCTTTCCCGACGTGCTGCCGATCAAGGTGGCGGAGCGCGATGTGTACTTTGAGGTCTCGGCGGTCATCATCGCCTTCGTCTTGCTCGGCAAGTACATGGAGGAAATCATCAAGAAGAAATCGTCGGCAGCGGTGCGGCGACTGCTGGACCTCAAGCCGGCCACCGCTCACGTTCTGCGCGATGGCCAAGAGGTCGAGATTCCCGCCGAGAGCATCATGGTGGGCGAACTCGTGGTGGTGAAGCCGGGTGAAAAAATCCCGACCGACGGTGAAGTCACCGAAGGTGCATCGACGGTAGACGAGTCGATGCTCACCGGCGAATCGATGCCGGTCGAAAAGAGACCGGGCGCACCGGTCATCGGCGGGACGCTCAACCGCAGCGGCGTGTTCACCTTCAAGGCGACCAAGATTGGTGCCGATACCGCGCTGGCCCAGATCATCAAGATGGTGGAAGAGGCGCAGGCAAGCACGGCGCAGGTCCAGCGGTTGGCCGACACCGTCACCGGTTATTTCGTGCCGGCCGTGGTGGCCGTGGCACTGCTGGCATTCGTCGGCTGGTGGTTGGCTGGCAACTTCCCGCAAGGGTTGCTGGCTTTCATCGCGGTGCTGATTATTTCCTGCCCATGTGCCCTAGGCGTGGCGACGCCAGCCGCGCTGATGGTGGGAGTAGGCAAGGGTGCCGATGGCGGCATCCTGATCCGGGGCGGCGAGGTGCTGGAGCGGGCAGAAAAACTGAGCACGATCGTGTTTGATAAGACAGGCACGCTTACCCGCGGAGAACCCACGGTCACCGACGTGATCCCGTTCAACGGCAACACCGAGTCCTTGGTGCTGAGCGTGGCGGGTGCGGTGGAAAGCGGATCCGAGCATCCGTTGGGTGAGGCGATCGTTCGGGCGGCTCAGCACCGTGGCTTGTCTCTGCCAAAGGCAAGTGGCATCTCCGCTATTGCTGGTCATGGCATCCAGGGAACCGTCGATGGCCAACCGGTTTTTCTAGGTAATCGCCGACTCGCTGCGCAACGGAGCGTCCCGGTCGAGGAGGCGGAAGCAGTGCTGACTCACTTGGAGGCGGACGGCAAGACCGCCATGCTGGTTGGCATCGGGAACGCCCTCATCGGCGTCATCGCGGTCGCGGATACGCTGAAGCCGGAGGCCGTGGAAGTGGTCACGGCACTGAAGGCGCGCAACATCAAGGTGGTGCTGCTCACCGGGGACAACCGCCGCACCGCCGATGCCATCGCCAAACAGATCGGCATCGACCGCGTCATCGCCGAGGTATTGCCGGACGACAAGGTGAACGTGGTCCGCCAGCTTCAGAGCGAGGGGGAGGTGGTTGCCATGGTGGGTGACGGGGTGAATGATGCGCCGGCGCTGGCGACTGCCGACATTGGCATCGCGATCGGCTCCGGTTCGGACGTGGCCAAGGAAACCGGCGGCATCATCCTCATCAAGAACGACGTGCGTGATGTGATGGCCTCGATCCAGCTGTCCCGCGCCACGATGCGCAAGATCAAGCAGAACCTGTTCTGGGCCTTCATTTACAACAGCATTGGCATTCCGGTAGCCGCTTTGGGGTTCTTGAACCCGATCCTTGCGGCGGCAGCGATGGCGCTGAGCTCGTTGTCGGTCATTGTCAACTCGGCATTGCTCAAACGGGCGCGGATTGGACTCTAG
- a CDS encoding YitT family protein — protein MRHPERVARHTLFEDVQAIVIGTLFISLGVALFAQAKLLTGGTAGLAFLIHYATPFSFGQVFFVINLPFYYLAIKRMGWGFTIKTFCAVLLLSLFSELQSHFVHFDGLNPFYAGVVGGLLMGAGFLMLFRHRASLGGINIVTLYLQDKYGIRAGKLQMAIDVCIVTAALWVVHPLAVVVSVLGAVALNLILAVNHKPGRYLAM, from the coding sequence ATGCGGCACCCGGAGCGCGTGGCGCGGCACACCCTGTTCGAAGACGTGCAGGCGATCGTGATCGGCACCTTGTTCATTTCCCTCGGCGTCGCGCTGTTCGCCCAGGCCAAGCTGCTCACCGGCGGCACCGCCGGCCTGGCCTTCCTGATCCACTACGCCACGCCGTTCAGCTTTGGCCAGGTGTTCTTCGTCATCAACCTGCCGTTCTATTACCTCGCCATCAAGCGCATGGGCTGGGGCTTTACCATCAAAACCTTCTGCGCGGTGCTGCTGCTGTCGCTGTTCTCGGAACTGCAATCGCATTTCGTGCATTTCGACGGGCTCAACCCGTTCTATGCCGGCGTGGTCGGCGGCTTGCTGATGGGGGCGGGTTTCCTGATGCTGTTCCGCCACCGGGCGAGCCTGGGCGGTATCAACATCGTCACGCTCTACCTGCAGGACAAGTACGGCATCCGCGCCGGCAAGCTGCAGATGGCGATCGACGTCTGCATCGTGACGGCGGCGCTGTGGGTGGTGCACCCGCTGGCCGTCGTGGTGTCGGTGCTGGGCGCGGTGGCGCTCAACCTGATCCTGGCCGTCAACCACAAGCCGGGACGTTACCTGGCGATGTGA
- a CDS encoding SulP family inorganic anion transporter, which translates to MLHLRFRPRLIGALKGYDRELFRHDLLAGLTVGIVALPLAMAFAMASGVTPQAGIFTAVIAGFLGSLLGGTRFSITGPTGAFIVIIYGIVAKYGVANLLICTFMAGVMLVLMGVMRLGQVIKFFPMPLITGFTNGIAVLIFLTQLKDFFGLPVEQMPAGFFAIVATLRERLADFDGATLAVSGASLALILLWPKRLNKLLPSPFVALLLATVTVALFDLPVATIGSKFGGIPQGLPAFEGLSLDVATLSELLTPAFTIALLGAIESLLCAVVADSLTGDKHDANQELIAQGIANMVVPFFGGIPATGALARTATNISNGGRTPVSGMVHAALLLLVILAAAPLASYIPLAVLAAILVAVALKMGDWDIRKAGQFPRRDTAVLVVTFLLTVAFDLTIAVEIGLLMSAVFFIQSMARNTSVQRLRPEHAQLFERHSIAGKQVPEGCAAFRVEGALFFGAADTVERLLHDAPDARVVILQLHRLVLLDTTGLLALSALQQRLAEERRTLILCGAGAEVMDLLVGSKLAAEMGERNIQPDLTTALWRAEELLTSGVVWA; encoded by the coding sequence ATGTTGCATCTCCGCTTCCGCCCCCGCCTGATCGGTGCGCTCAAGGGTTACGACCGCGAGTTGTTCCGGCACGATCTGTTGGCCGGGTTGACGGTGGGCATCGTGGCGCTGCCGCTGGCGATGGCGTTTGCCATGGCCTCCGGCGTCACGCCGCAGGCGGGCATCTTCACCGCGGTCATCGCGGGCTTCCTGGGCTCGCTGCTGGGCGGGACGCGGTTCTCGATCACCGGGCCGACCGGCGCCTTCATCGTCATCATCTACGGCATCGTCGCCAAGTACGGCGTGGCCAACCTGCTGATCTGCACCTTCATGGCCGGGGTGATGCTGGTGCTGATGGGCGTGATGCGGCTGGGGCAGGTGATCAAGTTCTTTCCGATGCCGCTGATCACCGGCTTCACCAACGGCATCGCGGTGCTGATCTTTCTGACTCAGTTGAAGGATTTCTTCGGCTTGCCGGTGGAGCAAATGCCGGCGGGTTTCTTCGCCATCGTCGCCACGCTCAGGGAGCGGCTGGCCGATTTCGACGGCGCCACGCTCGCCGTGTCGGGCGCCTCGCTGGCACTGATCCTGCTGTGGCCCAAACGGCTCAACAAGCTGCTGCCGTCGCCGTTCGTGGCGCTGTTGCTGGCCACTGTCACCGTGGCGCTGTTCGATCTGCCGGTGGCGACCATCGGCAGCAAGTTCGGCGGCATCCCGCAAGGGCTGCCGGCATTCGAGGGGCTGTCGCTCGACGTGGCCACGCTGTCCGAACTGCTGACGCCGGCCTTCACCATCGCGCTGCTCGGCGCCATCGAATCGCTGCTGTGCGCCGTGGTGGCCGACAGCCTGACCGGCGACAAGCACGACGCCAACCAGGAGCTGATCGCGCAGGGCATTGCCAACATGGTGGTGCCGTTCTTCGGCGGCATCCCGGCCACCGGCGCCCTGGCGCGCACCGCCACCAATATCAGCAACGGAGGGCGCACGCCGGTCTCCGGCATGGTGCACGCGGCGCTGCTGTTGCTGGTGATCCTGGCCGCAGCGCCGCTGGCGTCCTATATCCCGCTGGCGGTGCTGGCGGCGATCCTGGTCGCGGTGGCCTTGAAGATGGGCGACTGGGACATTCGTAAGGCGGGGCAGTTTCCCCGCCGCGATACCGCGGTGCTGGTGGTGACCTTCCTGCTCACCGTCGCCTTCGACCTGACCATTGCCGTGGAGATCGGTTTGTTGATGTCGGCGGTGTTCTTCATCCAGAGCATGGCGCGCAACACCAGTGTGCAGAGGCTGCGGCCGGAGCATGCGCAGCTGTTCGAGCGTCATTCCATCGCCGGCAAGCAGGTGCCGGAGGGGTGCGCGGCGTTCCGGGTGGAGGGGGCGCTGTTCTTCGGCGCCGCCGACACGGTGGAGCGCCTGCTGCACGATGCACCGGACGCGCGCGTGGTGATCCTGCAATTGCACCGGCTGGTGCTGCTCGATACCACCGGGCTGCTGGCCCTGTCCGCCTTGCAACAAAGATTGGCGGAAGAACGCCGCACGCTGATCCTGTGCGGGGCCGGCGCCGAGGTGATGGATCTGCTGGTCGGTTCCAAACTCGCGGCCGAGATGGGTGAGCGTAACATCCAGCCGGATCTCACCACGGCGCTATGGCGGGCGGAGGAGCTGCTGACGAGCGGGGTGGTGTGGGCGTAG
- a CDS encoding Rrf2 family transcriptional regulator — translation MFESHRACLFEQTHGSVPTVRLTAFTDYCLRVMMYSALAGERLVTINEIAQAYGISASHLTKVVFFLGQHGYLTTVRGKGGGMRLADDPQQINLGKLVRTAEADNVLVECFDPLHSQCRIASACRLMSVLHAAQEAFYGELSHHTLADLLVKPAGLGRALGIEIRLVSD, via the coding sequence ATGTTCGAATCCCACCGAGCGTGCCTGTTTGAACAAACCCATGGATCTGTCCCGACCGTGCGACTGACGGCTTTTACCGACTACTGCCTGCGCGTGATGATGTACAGCGCGCTGGCGGGCGAGCGCCTGGTGACGATCAACGAGATCGCCCAGGCGTACGGCATTTCCGCCAGCCATCTGACCAAGGTGGTGTTTTTTCTCGGCCAGCACGGCTATCTCACGACGGTGCGCGGCAAAGGAGGAGGGATGCGCCTGGCGGACGATCCGCAGCAGATCAACCTCGGCAAGCTGGTGCGTACGGCCGAGGCCGACAACGTGCTGGTCGAGTGTTTCGATCCACTACATTCCCAGTGCCGGATCGCCTCGGCGTGCCGCCTGATGAGCGTGCTGCATGCGGCACAGGAAGCCTTTTATGGCGAATTGTCACACCATACCCTGGCCGACCTTCTCGTCAAGCCGGCAGGGCTCGGACGGGCATTGGGCATCGAAATCCGGCTAGTTTCCGATTGA
- a CDS encoding DUF5676 family membrane protein, with protein sequence MSNNQPWKTGLALALAIAVVYFVCAILYGLWPEKGIDFLNALFHGLDFHKLATPVPFTFSMFLYPLLVLMVWGFLVGTIFAWLHDLLHGRRR encoded by the coding sequence ATGAGCAACAACCAGCCTTGGAAAACCGGCCTGGCTCTGGCCTTGGCCATAGCTGTCGTCTATTTTGTGTGCGCCATTCTCTACGGGCTATGGCCGGAAAAGGGAATCGATTTCCTCAACGCACTGTTTCACGGCCTCGACTTCCACAAACTGGCCACCCCGGTGCCGTTTACCTTCTCGATGTTCCTGTACCCGCTCTTGGTTCTGATGGTGTGGGGGTTCTTGGTGGGGACGATATTCGCCTGGCTGCATGACCTGCTGCACGGCAGACGTCGTTAA
- a CDS encoding YHS domain-containing protein, producing MQWLSDNAIWLLLAVGLVFLMRRGGIMGCGMGGHRHGAGGGHSHQENSPHDPVTGRPVDRTKALTSTYQGQMYLFESESSRAEFEKNPQQFIHGQTHRHGGGCC from the coding sequence ATGCAATGGCTATCAGATAACGCGATTTGGTTGTTGTTAGCAGTCGGCCTGGTTTTTCTAATGCGACGTGGAGGAATAATGGGGTGTGGCATGGGGGGACATAGGCATGGTGCTGGAGGTGGGCACTCACACCAGGAAAACTCCCCGCATGACCCAGTCACAGGTCGGCCCGTTGACAGAACCAAAGCGCTCACTTCGACATATCAAGGCCAAATGTATTTATTCGAATCGGAGAGTTCGCGCGCCGAATTCGAGAAAAACCCACAACAGTTTATACATGGCCAAACTCATCGCCATGGTGGTGGCTGCTGTTGA